GGAGTTCAACATCAACTCGTCGCGGCAGGTCGGCACGGTGCTCTTTGAGCATTTACGGCTGGAGGAGAAGGTGAAAAAGACAAAGACAGGCCTCTACAGCACGGGCGAAGAGGTGCTCGAGAAGTTGCGCAGCAAACACCCAATCGTGGACAAGTTGCTCGACTACCGGCGGGTGAAGAAGCTGCTCAGCACCTACATCGACGCCCTGCCCGAGCGCGTAGACCCGGCAACGGGTAAGATCCACACCTCGTTCAACCAGACGGTGACCTCGACCGGCCGATTGAGCTCGTCAAACCCTAACCTGCAAAACATCCCCGTGCGCGAGGAACTGGGCCGCGAGATCCGCAAAGCCTTCACCGCCGACGACGCCGAATCCGTCTTCTTTTCGGCCGACTATTCGCAGATCGAGCTGCGCATCATGGCCCACTTCAGCGGCGACGAACACATGACCGACGCCTTCCGCCACGGCACCGACATCCACGCCGCCACGGCCGCCAAGATCTTCGGCGTCGCCCCCGAGGAGGTCACCTCCGACATGCGCCGCCGCGCCAAGACGGCCAACTTTGGCATCATCTACGGCATCTCCGCCTTTGGCCTGGCCGAGCGCCTCGCCATCCCCCGCGCCGAAGCCCGCGAGCTGATCGACGGCTACTTCGCCTCCTACCCCCGCATCAAAGCCTACATGGACGCATCGATCCAAACGGCCACGGAGCAAGGTTACGTGGAGACGCTCTTCGGCCGCCGGATGTTCCTGCCCGACATCCGGTCACGCAACGCCGTCGTCCGCGGTTACGCCGAGCGGGGCGCCATCAATGCCCCGATACAGGGCACAGCCGCAGACATCATTAAGATCGCCATGATCGGCATCCGGCACCGTTTCCGCCAAGAGCACCTCCGCAGCCGCATGATCCTACAAGTGCACGACGAACTCAACTTCAACGTCCGGAAGGAGGAGCTGGATGTTGTCCGTCAGATTGTCCGCGAAGAGATGGAAGGCGCCGCCAAGCTCAGTGTCCCACTGACCGTCGACTGTGGCACGGGCCGCAACTGGCTCGAGGCGCATTGATCAACGGATCAACAGATCATCTAAAAACGAAAAGCTAAAAACGGATGGCTACAGGATGGGAGCGTATGCATGTGCGGACCCTTTTTGTTGCGTCTCTCACAACGCAGACTTAAGAGACGCTCTTAAGCAGGCTTGCAGCCGTTGTGCAAGGTGGCTTGCACGATGACCGAGAGGCTATCCCCTGATCATCATCATTAGCTCATTGAAGCCCACGCATAGGGGTGCCGCCGGGTGAGGTAGCTCGGATCAGCCATGTAGCGGTAGGCCTCGCGTTCGAAGCGGATAGCCCGATAGGCCGCGAGGGAGCTCTGCCTGCGCAACAGTCCCCACAGCCATTCCGAGATATAGATCAGGTAGAAGCCAAGGAAGGCTGTCTCCTTCATCTGCGCCGTGTGGATGGCCTCGTGCCTAAGGATGGCCGTCGAGAGTGGCCGATATTCCACCCTCGCGAACACGACGCCCATCAGATTGATGGCCGTGAAGCCGCGAAAGGGCACGAGGCGATTGTAGATCACTTTCATATCATCGAATGGCTCCATTGGCTGAGAAAATGGCGTATCACACCCAGAAAAAAGTCCTGCCCGCAGAGAGCCTTTTGCTCCCCTTTCGGCAGGACTTTTCGTTTTCGTTCTCCTTGATGAAATCTTCTTCTCTTCCCTTGATGAAAGAAAAGGCCCCAGCCGGGGCTAGGAAGTTCGGCCAAGTACGCCGGCCAACTTAGCCGGATACCTGTTGCCGTTGGGTCATGATTACCATTGACCTGTATCTCACAGGTAGGCTGCCATTTGCTGCTGTACGGCGCGAGCTTCGCGAGCGGCAGCCGCGGCGAAGGCCTCGGTGCGGTCGGCATAGAGGATGGCGCGCGAGGAGTTGACGATCAGTCCGCAGTCCGCATTCATACCATAGCGACAGACCTCGTCGAGCGATCCCCCTTGTGCGCCAACGCCGGGCACAAGCAGGAAGTGCCGCGGGACGATGCGACGGATGTCCTCAAACATGCGTCCCTGCGTGGCTCCGACGACGTACATCATCCGCTCGTCGTCGGCCCACTCTTGCGACTGCCTGAGGACGCGCTCAAAGAGGCGTTCGCCGTCGGCCGAAGCTGTGAGCTGGAAGTCCGCCGAGCCTTTATTCGACGTCAGGGCGAGCAGCACGACCCACTTACCGTCGTAACCGAGGAAAGGCGTGACGCTGTCTTCGCCCATGTAGGGCGCGACGGTGAGGGCGTCCACGTCGGTCTCCTCGAAGAAGGTGCGGGCGTAGAGGGCAGATGTGTTGCCGATGTCGCCGCGTTTGGCGTCGGCGATGAGGAACGTGTCCGGATGATGCTCGCGGAGGTAGCGAACGGTCTTCTCGAAGGCCAACCAGCCGCGTGCGCCGGCGCACTCGTAGAAGGCGAGGTTGGGTTTATACGCGATGGTGTATTCGGCCG
The sequence above is drawn from the Tannerella serpentiformis genome and encodes:
- the pyrF gene encoding orotidine-5'-phosphate decarboxylase; this translates as MNKNELIQNIRRKKSFLCVGLDTDLKKIPPHLLNDDDPIFAFNRAIIDATAEYTIAYKPNLAFYECAGARGWLAFEKTVRYLREHHPDTFLIADAKRGDIGNTSALYARTFFEETDVDALTVAPYMGEDSVTPFLGYDGKWVVLLALTSNKGSADFQLTASADGERLFERVLRQSQEWADDERMMYVVGATQGRMFEDIRRIVPRHFLLVPGVGAQGGSLDEVCRYGMNADCGLIVNSSRAILYADRTEAFAAAAAREARAVQQQMAAYL